In Romboutsia lituseburensis, a genomic segment contains:
- a CDS encoding ABC transporter permease, whose amino-acid sequence MKKKVLMYLGIFTLIYAFNFFIFRLMPGDPLDFASSDMDSNSIEMSGGSNYKYLQEYYGLDKKVHIQFLDTIKANIKGDFGQSIFYRQSVKTLIQEKLPWTLYMVFSSSIISLTLGILLAFIGLKYKTIDNVLYTLLNLISEVPSFLIGVLLLFTLAVNIDFFPLAGGFTPFKEHVNIISYLLDILRYSILPIMCLVIINVGDFYLTARASFIEIINKDYILTAKAKGLKELRILLYYILKNSFPPILNKFFISIGFTLSGALLVENIFAYPGIGKLLKDAVLQRDYILIQGIFLVSTTFVLISNMVADFINQKNIDKEGC is encoded by the coding sequence ATGAAAAAGAAAGTATTAATGTATTTAGGAATATTCACTTTAATATATGCATTTAATTTTTTTATTTTTAGGCTTATGCCAGGAGACCCTTTAGATTTTGCAAGTTCAGATATGGATTCAAACTCGATAGAAATGTCAGGAGGGTCTAATTACAAATATTTGCAAGAATATTATGGACTTGATAAAAAAGTTCATATACAGTTTTTAGATACTATAAAAGCCAATATAAAAGGTGACTTTGGTCAAAGTATTTTTTATAGACAAAGTGTAAAAACATTAATACAGGAGAAATTACCATGGACATTGTACATGGTTTTTTCTTCATCTATTATAAGTTTGACGCTTGGAATATTGTTAGCTTTTATAGGGCTTAAATACAAGACAATTGATAACGTTTTATACACATTACTAAATTTAATTTCAGAAGTACCATCATTTTTAATAGGAGTATTACTATTATTTACATTAGCAGTAAATATAGATTTCTTTCCACTTGCTGGTGGATTTACACCATTTAAAGAACACGTAAATATAATTTCATATCTACTTGATATATTAAGATACAGTATATTACCTATAATGTGTTTGGTAATTATAAATGTAGGGGATTTTTACTTAACAGCAAGAGCTAGCTTTATTGAAATAATAAACAAGGATTATATATTAACAGCAAAGGCAAAAGGATTAAAAGAGTTAAGAATATTATTATACTATATATTAAAAAACAGCTTTCCACCAATACTTAACAAATTTTTTATATCTATAGGGTTTACACTATCAGGGGCATTACTTGTAGAAAATATTTTTGCATATCCTGGAATAGGTAAGCTATTAAAAGATGCAGTACTTCAAAGAGACTATATTCTTATTCAAGGAATATTTTTAGTAAGCACTACATTTGTTTTAATTTCAAACATGGTAGCAGATTTTATAAATCAAAAAAATATAGATAAGGAAGGATGTTAA